A window from Flavobacterium gyeonganense encodes these proteins:
- a CDS encoding TPM domain-containing protein, with protein MKFSKNKILNSNGVFQFSLLLIAFFTYTGIFAQFTIPEKPSLQTSVYDYANILSAAEKTQLEEKLIRYSDSTTTQIVVITIESLRGEDVSQLATKWGQTWGIGGTKQDDNGVIILLAKNEKKIAINPGYGLEDRLTAGIGGTIIRNIIIPEFKAGSFYNGLDKGTDAIIDVFKGKFKGERKQSKGKDFPILPFIVIIVIVLILVSRNKRGGGGNSGNNNGGGPSLMDVILLSSLGRSSGSGFGGFGGGSSGGGFGGGGGFGGGFGGGGFSGGGSSGGW; from the coding sequence ATGAAATTTTCCAAAAACAAAATATTAAATTCCAACGGAGTTTTTCAGTTTAGCCTATTGTTAATTGCATTTTTTACTTATACAGGGATTTTTGCTCAGTTTACTATTCCTGAAAAGCCAAGTCTTCAAACCTCTGTTTATGACTACGCTAATATTTTAAGTGCAGCTGAAAAAACACAACTCGAAGAAAAACTAATTCGTTATTCAGATTCTACCACAACCCAAATTGTAGTTATTACCATTGAAAGTTTAAGAGGAGAAGATGTTAGTCAGCTAGCCACAAAATGGGGCCAAACCTGGGGAATTGGAGGGACAAAGCAAGATGACAATGGTGTAATTATTTTATTGGCTAAAAACGAAAAGAAAATTGCAATTAATCCCGGTTATGGTTTAGAAGACCGATTAACTGCCGGAATAGGCGGAACTATAATTCGAAATATTATTATTCCAGAATTCAAAGCCGGAAGTTTTTATAATGGTCTTGATAAAGGAACAGATGCTATAATTGATGTTTTTAAAGGAAAATTCAAAGGTGAAAGAAAACAGAGTAAAGGAAAAGATTTTCCAATACTCCCTTTTATAGTTATTATAGTGATTGTATTAATTTTAGTTTCCCGAAATAAAAGAGGAGGCGGAGGAAATTCAGGCAATAATAACGGTGGAGGTCCAAGTTTGATGGATGTTATTCTTTTAAGCAGTCTAGGCAGAAGCAGCGGTAGCGGATTTGGAGGCTTCGGTGGCGGATCATCCGGAGGTGGTTTTGGAGGTGGCGGTGGCTTCGGTGGCGGATTTGGCGGTGGCGGTTTCTCAGGAGGAGGCTCTAGCGGTGGCTGGTAA
- a CDS encoding MerR family transcriptional regulator has translation MHIELSKDKRYFSIGEVAKAFNVNASLIRFWDSEFDILKPKKNAKGNRMFTPEDITNLQLIYHLVKERGFTLEGAKTHLKEGQKKTLDKFEIIRKLESIKTQLTDIKNEL, from the coding sequence ATGCATATTGAGCTTTCTAAAGACAAAAGATATTTCAGCATTGGCGAAGTAGCTAAAGCATTTAATGTCAATGCCTCTTTGATACGATTTTGGGACAGTGAATTTGACATTCTCAAACCTAAAAAGAATGCCAAAGGCAACAGAATGTTTACACCTGAAGATATTACAAATTTACAATTAATTTATCATTTGGTCAAAGAGCGCGGTTTTACACTTGAAGGAGCTAAAACACATTTAAAGGAAGGCCAGAAGAAAACATTAGATAAATTCGAAATAATACGTAAATTAGAGTCCATAAAAACACAACTAACAGATATAAAAAACGAATTGTAA
- a CDS encoding LemA family protein, translated as MKKWLIPVGIIVALIAIIAFWSIGIKNTALQHSQAVNKDWGNVQTAYQRRNDLIGNLVNTVKGAANFEKETLTAVIEARAKATSVTVDPSNVTPEQLAQFNQAQSGVSSSLSRLLVSVEQYPTLKANENFLKLQDELASTENQILTARTRFNESVQVYNGYILKIPNSWFLSEYKEKPYFEASTGADKPVEVKF; from the coding sequence ATGAAAAAGTGGTTAATCCCCGTAGGAATTATTGTAGCGCTTATTGCAATTATCGCATTTTGGTCAATTGGAATTAAAAATACTGCTTTGCAGCATAGCCAGGCCGTAAATAAAGACTGGGGAAATGTACAAACAGCTTACCAGAGACGTAATGATCTTATTGGGAACTTAGTAAATACCGTAAAAGGTGCGGCTAATTTTGAAAAAGAGACATTAACAGCTGTAATTGAAGCAAGAGCAAAAGCTACTTCAGTAACGGTTGACCCAAGCAATGTAACTCCGGAACAATTAGCACAATTCAATCAGGCACAAAGCGGGGTAAGCTCGTCTTTATCAAGATTATTAGTATCTGTTGAGCAATATCCAACATTAAAAGCAAATGAAAACTTCCTGAAATTACAAGATGAGCTTGCTAGTACCGAAAACCAGATTTTAACTGCAAGAACACGTTTTAATGAATCAGTTCAGGTTTACAACGGATATATTTTGAAAATCCCTAATAGCTGGTTCCTGAGCGAATACAAAGAAAAACCATATTTTGAAGCTTCTACCGGAGCAGACAAACCAGTTGAAGTAAAATTCTAA
- a CDS encoding RrF2 family transcriptional regulator yields MLSHKAKYALKALLYLAEQEEDHISKTIEIAEGANIPKKFLEQILLDLKRGRFVSSKQGKFGGYYLIKSKNDITLAEIHRLFDGAIALLPCASLNFYERCLDCKTEEECSLRHGLMIIRDETLKAMQNITIASLIKK; encoded by the coding sequence ATGTTATCACATAAAGCAAAATATGCTCTTAAAGCCTTACTTTATCTAGCAGAACAAGAGGAAGATCACATTTCTAAAACTATAGAAATTGCTGAAGGTGCTAATATTCCTAAAAAGTTTTTGGAACAAATTTTATTAGACCTAAAACGAGGACGTTTTGTGAGCAGTAAACAGGGAAAATTTGGCGGATATTATCTGATAAAATCCAAAAATGACATCACACTGGCAGAAATTCATCGTTTATTTGATGGGGCAATTGCACTTTTGCCTTGTGCTTCTTTAAATTTTTATGAGCGTTGCCTAGATTGTAAAACTGAGGAAGAATGCAGTCTGAGACACGGTTTGATGATTATTCGTGATGAAACTTTAAAAGCAATGCAAAACATAACAATAGCCTCATTGATAAAAAAATAA
- a CDS encoding peptidoglycan DD-metalloendopeptidase family protein, which produces MAKVKYYYDSENLAYTKIKTKKRIKIGYGFLFILASALFGFLIFVLLINTSYFETPKDRLQAREIENLKIQYAILNKRMDEIDDVAEALEDRDNNIYRTYFNKTEIPDSIRKAGFKDSKRYKDLEGYNNSQLVLNTTKRIDQLSKELAIQSKSLDVILKLASTKKNLLAAIPAIQPVQNENLKRVASGFGYRIDPFTKVRKMHNGMDFTANTGAPVYATGDGIVARADNSASGFGNHVVIRHGFGYESLYAHLSKYNCRPGQRVKRGDVIGYVGSTGRSEGPHCHYEVHKDGKVVNPLNFYYGNISAVEYVAISHLANQENQSLD; this is translated from the coding sequence ATGGCGAAAGTAAAATATTATTACGACTCAGAAAATCTGGCGTATACGAAAATAAAAACAAAAAAGAGAATCAAAATTGGTTACGGATTCTTGTTTATACTAGCTTCAGCACTGTTTGGTTTTTTAATATTTGTCCTTTTAATCAATACTTCCTATTTTGAAACGCCAAAAGACCGGTTACAGGCCCGGGAAATTGAGAATTTAAAAATACAATATGCGATTTTAAATAAAAGAATGGATGAAATTGATGACGTAGCTGAGGCCTTGGAAGACAGGGATAATAATATTTACAGAACTTACTTTAACAAAACCGAAATTCCGGATTCTATCAGAAAAGCAGGATTTAAAGATAGCAAAAGATATAAAGATTTAGAAGGATATAATAATTCTCAATTGGTCCTAAACACTACTAAACGGATTGATCAGCTTTCGAAAGAACTGGCTATCCAGTCAAAATCATTAGATGTGATATTAAAGCTGGCCAGCACTAAAAAGAATTTATTAGCCGCAATTCCTGCCATTCAGCCAGTACAAAATGAAAATTTAAAACGGGTAGCATCTGGTTTTGGATATAGAATTGATCCTTTCACGAAAGTTCGAAAAATGCATAACGGAATGGATTTCACAGCTAATACTGGCGCTCCAGTTTATGCTACCGGTGATGGTATTGTGGCAAGGGCTGACAATTCTGCATCAGGGTTTGGCAACCATGTGGTCATCAGGCACGGTTTTGGATATGAAAGTTTATATGCTCATTTAAGCAAATACAATTGCAGGCCCGGCCAGCGTGTCAAACGTGGCGATGTGATTGGGTATGTAGGAAGTACCGGAAGATCAGAAGGACCGCATTGTCATTATGAAGTACACAAGGATGGAAAAGTCGTGAATCCGCTGAATTTTTATTACGGAAACATTTCGGCTGTAGAATATGTTGCGATTTCACATTTGGCAAATCAGGAGAACCAATCATTAGATTAA
- a CDS encoding TPM domain-containing protein, with the protein MSKVEDFLTREEEQEIVEAIRMAEENTSGEIRVHIEKTTSKVPFDRALEVFYELRMNETQLQNGVLFYFAVDDKNFVICGDKGINDLVTNDFWDCTKDVMTNHFKAGNFKQGIVDGILNAGEQLKKYFPSSEDNKNELSNEISKG; encoded by the coding sequence ATGTCAAAAGTAGAAGATTTTTTAACCAGGGAAGAAGAGCAGGAAATAGTTGAAGCTATTCGCATGGCTGAAGAAAACACTTCTGGCGAAATTAGAGTTCATATAGAAAAAACGACTTCTAAAGTTCCTTTTGACAGGGCTTTAGAAGTTTTTTATGAATTACGAATGAATGAAACCCAGCTTCAGAATGGTGTTTTATTTTATTTTGCTGTTGATGATAAAAATTTTGTCATTTGCGGTGATAAGGGTATAAACGATCTTGTAACCAATGATTTTTGGGACTGCACTAAAGATGTTATGACAAATCACTTTAAAGCAGGAAACTTTAAGCAGGGAATTGTTGACGGAATTTTAAATGCCGGCGAACAATTAAAAAAATATTTCCCGTCATCAGAAGACAATAAAAATGAATTATCTAACGAAATCTCAAAAGGGTAA